The following are from one region of the Salvia hispanica cultivar TCC Black 2014 chromosome 1, UniMelb_Shisp_WGS_1.0, whole genome shotgun sequence genome:
- the LOC125200503 gene encoding helicase sen1-like yields MNALFFSLCIARRISLNGETQEAVPASSIGRKDLFVAPAGPQGVSNYHASSRASTVSGLQPLVRTKSAQTCDASAQNRGSININGQGVKAALSDVQEGPIGDRDSEKEEGEWSDAEGSANASTGLHAQERGQVALMQNIACPKGVVRIVLDTETTDKKINRAKDGDEYSASEPKPRISRGNEATHSLRPVNNPGKRPKPDQQKEVMLGKKRGRQTMYLELEDVKQVGASKASTPKQIPAPRALLRTVRETHSALPSTDSGEEQTQSVIGDAEKGDLLTYEGNEVAESNDCKIVSDENSNSATPGPPRTLNGSIDLPLQVQTPLVSSQSSLKHQPNIKQLSQCSGRKPAVSGYTHPKLAVKRHLPQKQSFVNVQDSSVERLLREVTSEKFWNHPDEQKLERVPGRFDSVEEYIRVFEPLLFEECRAQLYNNWEESSEMASSHVRVVIKSIERRERGWFDVVLMPPYEYKWTFKEGDVAVLSICMPGAANARRNGPSPPEDKEKPEVNGRVAGTMRRYMPIGNQGHTGVTLHFFVGDNYNSSSKNDDDHLLRKLRPGDHWYLTPLCSLATTQREYIALHAFRHLHVQMQNAIIQPSPDQFPKYEEQPPAMPDCFTPSFVEHLRRTFNGPQLAAIQWAAMHTAAGTSSGVAKKQEPWPFTLVQGPPGTGKTHTVWGMLNVIHLVQYQRYYAALLKKLAPESYKQADESNSNSTVAVASGSIDEVLQSMNQNLFRTLPKLCPKPRMLVCAPSNAATDELLARVLDRGFIDGEMKIYRADVARVGVDSQNRAAQAVSVEGRTEQLLKKSREEVYGWMHSLRLRETQLSQQIAYLQKELNVVAAAGHAQGSVGVDPDVLMARDQNRDRLLQNLAAIVENRDKLLVEMSRLHILEGRFRAGGNFNFEEARADLEASFANEAEIVFTTVSSSGRKLFSHLTHGFDMVVIDEAAQASEVGILPPLSLGAARCVLVGDPQQLPATVISKAAGTLLYSRSLFERFQQAGCPTMLLSVQYRMHPYIRDFPSKHFYQGRLTDSESVASLPDEVYYKDPLLRPYIFFDIAVGRESHRGGSVSYQNTIEAQFCVRLYQHIQKTIRSLGARRVSVGIITPYKLQLKCLQREFKDVLNSSEGRDVYINTVDAFQGQERDVIIMSCVRASSHGVGFVADIRRMNVALTRARRALWVMGNAKALEQSDDWAALINDAKARKCYLDMNSLPKEFFSEPSTYGAFSSTISNARGLGSGPSYRPQESYSNFGPSEVEAKSTYPYIARLGSNQFMRPPGT; encoded by the exons ATGAAtgctctcttcttctctctgtGCATCGCA CGAAGAATCAGCTTGAATGGCGAA ACTCAGGAGGCCGTTCCAGCCTCAAGTATTGGCAGGAAAGATTTATTTGTGGCACCAGCAGGCCCTCAAGGGGTATCAAATTATCACGCTTCCTCCCGTGCGTCTACTGTTTCTGGTTTGCAGCCTCTTGTCCGGACTAAATCTGCTCAAACATGTGATGCATCTGCTCAAAACAGAGGATCTATAAACATTAATGGCCAGGGTGTAAAGGCTGCTCTTTCAGACGTTCAAGAAGGTCCTATTGGTGATCGGGATTCTGAGAAAGAAGAGGGTGAATGGTCTGATGCAGAGGGCTCGGCTAATGCTTCAACTGGTTTACATGCACAAGAGAGAGGCCAAGTTGCATTGATGCAAAATATTGCATGCCCAAAGGGGGTAGTGCGTATTGTATTAGACACTGAAACAACTGATAAGAAAATCAATAGAGCTAAAGATGGTGACGAATATTCTGCTTCAGAGCCTAAACCAAGAATATCCAGAGGAAATGAAGCAACTCATTCATTGAGGCCCGTAAATAATCCTGGGAAACGCCCAAAGCCTGACCAGCAGAAGGAAGTAATGTTGGGAAAGAAGCGTGGCAGGCAGACCATGTATCTCGAGCTAGAAGATGTGAAGCAAGTCGGTGCTTCGAAGGCTTCAACTCCTAAGCAGATACCTGCACCACGGGCACTATTGAGGACAGTAAGAGAAACCCATTCTGCACTGCCATCTACTGATAGTGGGGAAGAGCAAACACAATCTGTAATTGGGGATGCAGAAAAGGGTGATCTCTTGACTTATGAAGGCAATGAAGTTGCAGAGTCAAATGATTGTAAAATCGTCAGTGATGAAAACAGTAATTCTGCGACTCCTGGACCTCCGAGAACATTAAATGGCTCGATAGATCTTCCTTTGCAagttcaaacacctcttgttTCTAGTCAAAGTTCTTTGAAGCATCAGCCTAATATAAAGCAACTTAGTCAGTGTTCTGGTAGGAAACCAGCAGTCAGTGGTTATACTCATCCTAAATTAGCTGTAAAAAGGCATCTTCCCCAGAAGCAAAGTTTTGTTAACGTTCAAGATTCATCAGTGGAACGCCTATTGCGTGAGGTGACGAGTGAGAAATTTTGGAATCACCCAG ATGAACAGAAGCTTGAGCGTGTTCCAGGTCGCTTTGATTCAGTAGAAGAGTATATTAGGGTGTTTGAGCCTTTGCTATTTGAAGAATGCAGAGCGCAGCTTTACAATAACTGGGAGGAGTCTTCAGAAATGGCTTCAAGCCATGTTAGGGTGGTCATAAAAAGCATTGAACGACGCGAAAGGG GATGGTTTGATGTGGTATTAATGCCACCATATGAATACAAATGGACATTTAAGGAAGGGGATGTAGCAGTTCTTTCAATCTGTATGCCTGGAGCAG CCAATGCTAGGAGGAATGGTCCCTCACCTCCTGAAGATAAGGAGAAGCCAGAAGTTAATGGGCGTGTTGCAGGTACAATGAGGAGATACATGCCTATTGGTAACCAAGGACACACAGGAGTCACCCTTCACTTTTTTGTTGGGGATAACTACAACTCCAGCAG CAAGAATGATGATGATCATCTTTTGCGGAAGCTCCGCCCTGGTGATCACTGGTATCTGACTCCTCTTTGTTCTTTGGCGACAACACAGCGAGAATACATTGCTCTGCATGCGTTCCGCCATCTTCACGTTCAg ATGCAAAACGCGATTATTCAACCTAGTCCTGACCAGTTCCCAAAATATGAAGAGCAACCACCTGCAATGCCTGATTGCTTTACACCAAGCTTTGTTGAACATCTACGCAGGACGTTTAATGGACCCCAGCTAGCTGCAATTCAATGGGCTGCAATGCATACTGCTGCTGGTACGTCAAGTGGTGTGGCAAAGAAGCAAGAACCGTGGCCTTTTACTTTAGTTCAGGGCCCTCCTGGAACTGGTAAAACACATACTGTGTGGGGGATGCTTAATGTGATCCATCTAGTCCAATATCAGCGTTACTATGCTGCATTGCTAAAGAAATTGGCGCCTGAAAGTTATAAGCAGGCTGATGAGAGCAACTCAAATAGTACGGTGGCTGTGGCCTCTGGTTCAATTGATGAAGTTCTGCAGAGCATGAATCAGAATCTCTTTCGAACTCTTCCAAAACTCTGCCCAAAGCCTAGGATGCTTGTTTGTGCTCCCTCAAATGCTGCAACTGATGAACTTCTTGCACGTGTCCTTGACCGAGGATTTATTGATGGGGAGATGAAAATTTATCGAGCTGACGTTGCTCGAGTTGGTGTGGATTCTCAGAATCGGGCAGCTCAGGCAGTTTCTGTTGAAGGAAGAACTGAGCAACTTTTGAAAAAGAGTCGTGAGGAAGTGTATGGCTGGATGCATAGTTTGAGGCTTCGCGAGACTCAGTTATCCCAGCAAATTGCATATCTCCAAAAAGAACTAAATGTTGTAGCTGCCGCTGGTCATGCACAAGGATCTGTTGGTGTTGACCCTGACGTTCTTATGGCCAGAGACCAAAACCGAGATAGGTTACTCCAAAACCTTGCTGCAATAGTTGAAAACAGGGACAAATTACTAGTTGAGATGTCCCGATTGCACATTTTAGAAGGGAGGTTTCGAGCTGGCGGGAACTTTAATTTCGAGGAAGCTCGTGCGGATCTGGAAGCAAGCTTTGCTAATGAAGCTGAAATTGTTTTTACTACAGTTTCAAGCAGTGGGCGCAAGCTGTTCTCTCATCTAACTCATGGCTTTGACATGGTTGTGATCGATGAAGCAGCTCAAGCCAGTGAAGTAGGAATACTGCCACCACTTTCCCTCGGTGCAGCTCGCTGTGTTCTTGTCGGGGACCCTCAGCAGCTCCCTGCCACCGTCATCAGTAAGGCAGCTGGAACCTTGTTATATAGTAGAAGCCTTTTTGAGAGGTTCCAGCAAGCAGGTTGCCCGACAATGCTGTTATCTGTGCAATATCGAATGCATCCATATATTCGGGATTTTCCTTCCAAGCACTTTTACCAAGGGCGCCTTACAGATAGTGAGAGTGTCGCTTCTCTTCCAGATGAGGTGTATTACAAAGATCCACTGCTGAGGCCTTATATCTTTTTTGATATTGCTGTTGGTCGAGAATCTCATCGAGGGGGTTCTGTCTCCTATCAGAACACTATAGAAGCACAGTTTTGTGTTCGTTTATATCAGCACATTCAGAAAACTATCAGATCATTAGGTGCCAGGAGGGTGTCGGTTGGCATAATCACTCCATACAAATTGCAACTGAAATGTCTTCAACGGGAGTTCAAGGATGTTTTAAATTCATCAGAAGGACGGGATGTCTATATTAATACTGTGGATGCTTTCCAAGGGCAAGAGCGTGATGTCATTATAATGTCTTGTGTTCGGGCTTCAAGTCATGGTGTTGGTTTTGTTGCAGATATTCGCCGAATGAATGTTGCTCTTACTCGTGCAAGAAGAGCCTTGTGg GTGATGGGAAACGCAAAAGCGCTGGAGCAGTCTGATGATTGGGCTGCTCTAATTAATGATGCCAAAGCTCGAAAATGTTACTTAGACATGAATTCTCTGCCTAAAGAATTTTTCTCCGAGCCTTCTACTTATGGTGCGTTTTCGTCCACGATCTCTAATGCAAGGGGTTTGGGATCTGGACCGAGTTATAGACCACAGGAGTCATATTCAAATTTCGGACCTTCAGAAGTGGAGGCAAAGTCAACTTATCCTTATATTGCTCGACTTGGAAGTAATCAGTTCATGAGGCCACCAGGAACATAA